From a single Rosa rugosa chromosome 7, drRosRugo1.1, whole genome shotgun sequence genomic region:
- the LOC133723529 gene encoding NDR1/HIN1-like protein 3 — translation MAPSNTISMAQLCCCILKPIPGGFSWRKLPGWLKWLALCRCIICHIIFCCDNKSGTNLHYHLVLNITIRNPNRRVGIDYRSMTVSASYRKKKFGLVNLMDSVPFYQGHKNTTFLHHLVLQGQQQLVKFGKRDISQFDKETAAGVYSITVQLTFRVKIRYGKFKANFFKPETYDDQQINCELKLPISITNETSGGGFKATKCGDVGIFS, via the exons ATGGCTCCAAGTAATACTATCTCCATGGCTCAACTCTGTTGTTGCATTCTCAAACCCATTCCTGGAGGGTTTTCATGGCGAAAACTTCCTGGATGGTTGAAATGGTTGGCCTTGTGCCGCTGCATAATCTGCCACATCATTTTCTG TTGTGACAACAAAAGCGGTACCAATCTTCACTACCACCTCGTCCTCAACATCACCATCAGAAACCCCAATAGAAGGGTCGGCATTGACTACCGTAGCATGACAGTGTCTGCTAGCTACAGAAAGAAGAAGTTTGGCCTCGTCAATTTGATGGATTCAGTACCATTTTACCAAGGCCACAAGAACACAACTTTTTTGCATCATCTGGTGCTTCAAGGGCAGCAGCAGTTGGTGAAATTCGGGAAGCGTGACATCTCCCAGTTTGACAAGGAGACTGCTGCTGGTGTGTATAGTATTACTGTGCAGCTTACTTTTCGGGTCAAGATCAGGTATGGAAAGTTTAAGGCCAACTTTTTTAAACCAGAAACCTACGATGACCAGCAGATCAACTGCGAGCTGAAACTTCCTATAAGTATTACTAATGAGACATCTGGGGGTGGTTTCAAGGCTACAAAGTGCGGCGATGTTGGTATATTTTCTTAA
- the LOC133720790 gene encoding large ribosomal subunit protein uL1-like, producing the protein MSKLQSEALREAISQIKTNSETKKRKFTETVELQIGLKNYDPQKDKRFSGSVKLPHIPRPKMRVCMLGDAQHVEEAEKMGLAYMDVESLKKLNKNKKLVKKLAKKYHAFLASEAVIKQIPRLLGPGLNKAGKFPTLVSHQESLEGKLNETKAMVKFQLKKVLCMGVAVGNLAMDEKQIFQNVQLSVNFLVSLLKKNWQNVRSLNLKSTMGKAIRIY; encoded by the exons ATGAG CAAGCTGCAAAGTGAGGCATTGAGGGAGGCCATCTCCCAGATTAAGACTAATTCGGAGACGAAGAAGAGGAAGTTCACCGAGACAGTGGAGTTGCAAATTGGGTTGAAGAACTATGACCCACAAAAGGACAAGCGTTTCAGTGGTTCCGTGAAGCTTCCCCACATTCCTCGTCCTAAGATGAGGGTTTGCATGCTTGGAGATGCTCAGCATGTTGAAGAG GCAGAGAAGATGGGATTGGCCTACATGGATGTGGAATCCCTGAAAAAGCttaacaagaacaagaagctgGTCAAGAAGCTTGCAAAGAAGTATCATGCTTTTTTGGCTTCTGAAGCTGTCATCAAGCAAATTCCTCGTCTTTTGGGCCCTGGTCTTAACAAGGCAG GTAAATTTCCAACTCTGGTGAGTCACCAGGAATCTCTGGAGGGAAAGCTTAATGAAACAAAGGCCATGGTTAAGTTCCAACTCAAGAAGGTTCTTTGTATGGGTGTTGCTGTCGGGAATCTTGCCATGGATGAGAAACAGATATTCCAGAATGTGCAACTCAGTGTCAATTTCTTGGTTTCTCTATTGAAGAAGAATTGGCAGAAT GTGAGATCATTGAACCTGAAAAGCACCATGGGGAAAGCTATCCGAATTTACTAA
- the LOC133722279 gene encoding iron-sulfur assembly protein IscA-like 2, mitochondrial: protein MAPRTLILHRLTAHFAGRIRQNQRLLSSHFYSSTALEEAPSSSSSSSSPNLDGVHMTDTCVQKIKQLQASEAHEKLLRLSVETGGCSGFQYVFDLVDDKTNPDDRVFEKEGVKLVVDNISYDFLKGATVDYVEELIRSAFQVTENPSAVQGCSCKSSFMVKL, encoded by the exons ATGGCTCCGAGGACGTTGATTCTTCACCGGTTGACGGCGCACTTTGCCGGTCGAATCAGGCAGAACCAGAGGCTTCTCAGCTCTCATTTTTATTCCTCCACGGCGTTGGAAGAAGccccttcctcttcttcttcctcctcctcgcCGAACTTGGACGGCGTGCACATGACGGACACATGTGTTCAG AAAATTAAACAACTGCAAGCCAGTGAAGCACACGAAAAGCTGCTCCGCTTGAGTGTAGAAACAGGTGGATGTTCTGGGTTCCAATATGTTTTTGATCTGGTAGATGACAAAACCAATCCAGATGACAG GGTGTTTGAAAAAGAAGGAGTAAAATTGGTGGTCGACAATATTtcatatgattttttgaaagGGGCAACCGTTGATTATGTTGAGGAGCTGATCCGTTCTGCTTTCCAA GTGACAGAAAATCCAAGTGCAGTCCAGGGTTGCAGTTGTAAAAGTTCTTTCATGGTGAAATTATAG
- the LOC133722281 gene encoding glucosamine 6-phosphate N-acetyltransferase — protein sequence MASNEGQKFQVRKLELSDKSKGFIELLRQLTTCDSVSDKDFEDRFMELQSRAEDHQVFVIEDDRSGKIVATGSVFIERKFIRNCGKVGHIEDVVVDSNARGLHLGKKIINSLTDYAHSVGCYKVILDCSVDNKAFYEKCGYKQKEIQMVKYFI from the coding sequence ATGGCAAGCAATGAAGGACAGAAATTCCAAGTTAGAAAACTAGAGCTCTCGGACAAAAGCAAGGGATTTATAGAACTACTGCGGCAGCTAACCACTTGCGATTCTGTATCTGACAAAGACTTTGAAGATCGATTCATGGAGCTTCAGTCCCGTGCTGAAGACCATCAGGTGTTTGTTATAGAAGATGATCGCTCTGGGAAGATTGTTGCAACTGGAAGTGTGTTCATTGAAAGGAAGTTTATAAGGAACTGTGGTAAAGTTGGGCACATTGAAGACGTTGTGGTTGATTCCAATGCTCGCGGATTGCATTTagggaaaaaaattattaattccCTCACGGATTATGCTCATTCGGTGGGCTGTTATAAGGTGATTCTTGATTGCAGTGTTGATAATAAAGCGTTCTATGAGAAATGTGGCTACAAGCAGAAAGAAATTCAGATGGTGAAGTATTTCATTTGA
- the LOC133720374 gene encoding uncharacterized protein LOC133720374 isoform X1, whose translation MASGLHQWESDPLFSAAEVVQDSADRMESTFRFLLHELSLVQNDFPDPKLHASIDYHKRDLATTLETAKWQLEDFERAVSFSAMTGKSQIRGDVILRHKQFIRAIREQIAYVEKSLEGTSIGDPMRQTEWINLNEQDRDGLALFLSGANATEHSDSYDGEDSSMLRRFLDPTTSSSAKDSTSGIVEQKSREIENLNRNGVVHVDHSIDSRKENNLRKVSSYPNTRSGFEFTETSCNRYGEGGSWDLEANEAKPESFLSKNKLRVVWSRINAYGFLTNIWTLYGSRVTRNYTKRFKDGEEQSHSPSSADVSHAPQGHQGTWLANGYRNFEVLSVQVRTKIMHLQTWLGVIRARYQRSPYRIQVQRRAVQLVLIIVFGLIVLGTLVSLLV comes from the exons ATGGCGTCGGGTTTGCACCAATGGGAATCAGACCCTCTTTTTTCAGCTGCTGAAGTTGTTCAAGATTCCGCTGACAG GATGGAATCGACTTTCCGCTTTCTGCTGCATGAGCTCAGTCTTGTTCAAAATGACTTTCCGGACCCAAAGTTGCACGCGTCGATAGATTATCATAAACGTGATCTTGCAACGACACTTGAAACAGCAAAGTGGCAG TTGGAAGATTTTGAAAGAGCAGTCAGCTTTTCAGCTATGACAGGCAAGTCCCAGATACGAGGGGATGTAATTTTAAGGCACAAGCAGTTTATCAGAGCCATTAGGGAACAGATAGCTTATGTGGAGAAGAGCTTGGAGGGCACATCAATAGGAGATCCAATGAGACAGACAGAATGGATCAACTTGAATGAACAAGATAGAGATGGCTTGGCGTTGTTTCTTTCGGGGGCAAATGCCACAGAGCACTCTGATTCTTATGATGGAGAAGACAGTAGTATGTTGAGAAGATTTCTTGATCCAACGACATCGTCTAGTGCCAAAGACAGTACTTCTGGGATTGTTGAGCAGAAAAGCAGAGAAATTGAGAATCTGAACAGGAATGGAGTAGTGCATGTGGACCATAGTATTGACTCTAGGAAGGAGAACAACTTGAGGAAAGTTAGTTCTTATCCTAATACAAGGTCAGGTTTTGAATTTACAGAGACCTCTTGTAACAGATATGGTGAAGGTGGTAGTTGGGATCTGGAGGCTAATGAAGCCAAACCAGAAAGCTTCTTATCGAAGAACAAGTTGAGAGTTGTCTGGAGCAGAATAAATGCATATGGGTTCTTGACCAACATATGGACTCTTTATGGGAGTAGGGTCACTAGGAATTACACAAAGAGATTTAAAGATGGAGAAGAACAAAGTCATTCCCCATCATCTGCTGATGTTTCTCATGCTCCCCAG GGTCATCAGGGGACGTGGTTAGCCAATGGGTATAGAAATTTTGAAGTATTATCGGTGCAGGTTCGAACAAAGATTATGCACTTGCAGACCTGGCTTGGTGTAATTAGGGCAAGATACCAAAGATCACCTTATCGCATCCAAGTCCAGAGGCGTGCTGTTCAGTTGGTTTTGATAATAGTATTTGGACTCATTGTTTTAG GTACGCTGGTGTCTCTACTtgtttaa
- the LOC133720374 gene encoding uncharacterized protein LOC133720374 isoform X2, translating into MLIMFSHVSCYILVHLRMESTFRFLLHELSLVQNDFPDPKLHASIDYHKRDLATTLETAKWQLEDFERAVSFSAMTGKSQIRGDVILRHKQFIRAIREQIAYVEKSLEGTSIGDPMRQTEWINLNEQDRDGLALFLSGANATEHSDSYDGEDSSMLRRFLDPTTSSSAKDSTSGIVEQKSREIENLNRNGVVHVDHSIDSRKENNLRKVSSYPNTRSGFEFTETSCNRYGEGGSWDLEANEAKPESFLSKNKLRVVWSRINAYGFLTNIWTLYGSRVTRNYTKRFKDGEEQSHSPSSADVSHAPQGHQGTWLANGYRNFEVLSVQVRTKIMHLQTWLGVIRARYQRSPYRIQVQRRAVQLVLIIVFGLIVLGTLVSLLV; encoded by the exons ATGTTGATAATGTTCAGTCATGTATCTTGTTATATATTGGTTCATTTGAG GATGGAATCGACTTTCCGCTTTCTGCTGCATGAGCTCAGTCTTGTTCAAAATGACTTTCCGGACCCAAAGTTGCACGCGTCGATAGATTATCATAAACGTGATCTTGCAACGACACTTGAAACAGCAAAGTGGCAG TTGGAAGATTTTGAAAGAGCAGTCAGCTTTTCAGCTATGACAGGCAAGTCCCAGATACGAGGGGATGTAATTTTAAGGCACAAGCAGTTTATCAGAGCCATTAGGGAACAGATAGCTTATGTGGAGAAGAGCTTGGAGGGCACATCAATAGGAGATCCAATGAGACAGACAGAATGGATCAACTTGAATGAACAAGATAGAGATGGCTTGGCGTTGTTTCTTTCGGGGGCAAATGCCACAGAGCACTCTGATTCTTATGATGGAGAAGACAGTAGTATGTTGAGAAGATTTCTTGATCCAACGACATCGTCTAGTGCCAAAGACAGTACTTCTGGGATTGTTGAGCAGAAAAGCAGAGAAATTGAGAATCTGAACAGGAATGGAGTAGTGCATGTGGACCATAGTATTGACTCTAGGAAGGAGAACAACTTGAGGAAAGTTAGTTCTTATCCTAATACAAGGTCAGGTTTTGAATTTACAGAGACCTCTTGTAACAGATATGGTGAAGGTGGTAGTTGGGATCTGGAGGCTAATGAAGCCAAACCAGAAAGCTTCTTATCGAAGAACAAGTTGAGAGTTGTCTGGAGCAGAATAAATGCATATGGGTTCTTGACCAACATATGGACTCTTTATGGGAGTAGGGTCACTAGGAATTACACAAAGAGATTTAAAGATGGAGAAGAACAAAGTCATTCCCCATCATCTGCTGATGTTTCTCATGCTCCCCAG GGTCATCAGGGGACGTGGTTAGCCAATGGGTATAGAAATTTTGAAGTATTATCGGTGCAGGTTCGAACAAAGATTATGCACTTGCAGACCTGGCTTGGTGTAATTAGGGCAAGATACCAAAGATCACCTTATCGCATCCAAGTCCAGAGGCGTGCTGTTCAGTTGGTTTTGATAATAGTATTTGGACTCATTGTTTTAG GTACGCTGGTGTCTCTACTtgtttaa
- the LOC133720372 gene encoding uncharacterized protein At5g03900, chloroplastic: MASIATCFTLPPKPLARLISKPSLFPNRLHAFPLSQTPVFPGFSSKVRDSRVSVTVVRASLDAVTGIRPGGAVESDKLPSDVRKRTMDAVDACGGRVTIGDVSSRAGLKLNEAQNALQALAADTEGFLEVSDEGDVLYVFPKDFRAKLLAKSFRLRIEPVLEKAKAGTEYVARVSFGTALIASIVLVYTAIIVALSSSRSEDDNRGRRGRSYDSGFTFYMSPGDLFWFWDPYYYRRRRVQTEDNKLKFVESIFSFVFGDGDPNQGIEEERWKLIGQYITANGGVVAAEELAPYLDLESSGGTMNDETYILPVLLRYEGQPVIDEEGNILYQFPSLQRTASSQRSGRKEYVGRRWTDFVGGVDKYFTEKKWQFSNTSISERALVAGLGGLNLFGVIILGAILKDTTVAPVGFIKFITSIFPLLQIYAGSFFAIPLFRWFIVSKTNADIEKRNQARLKSARALESPDISLRRKLLSARDMAQKTVIGQDRIVYSTDRDLVEQDYEAQDWDRRFREIEKSD; the protein is encoded by the exons ATGGCTTCCATTGCCACCTGCTTCACTCTACCTCCCAAGCCTCTCGCTCGCCTCATATCCAAACCCTCACTCTTCCCCAACCGCCTCCACGCCTTTCCTCTCTCCCAAACCCCAGTTTTCCCTGGCTTCTCCTCCAAGGTTCGAGATTCTAGGGTTTCGGTGACGGTCGTTCGAGCCAGCCTCGACGCCGTCACCGGTATCAGGCCCGGCGGAGCTGTCGAGAGCGACAAGCTGCCGTCCGATGTCAGGAAGCGCACCATGGACGCTGTCGACGCCTGCGGAGGGAGAGTGACGATTGGTGACGTGTCCAGCAGAGCTGGGCTGAAGCTCAATGAGGCTCAGAACGCTTTGCAGGCTCTCGCTGCCGACACTGAGGGCTTCTTGGAG GTCTCGGATGAAGGCGATGTGCTTTATGTTTTCCCCAAAGATTTTCGAGCAAAGCTTCTTGCCAAGTCGTTTCGATTGAGAATTGAGCCTGTGCTCGAGAAGGCAAAG GCCGGGACCGAGTATGTAGCGAGGGTTTCATTTGGAACTGCGTTGATTGCCTCCATTGTTCTTGTTTATACTGCAATCATTGTTGCTCTCTCGTCGAGTAGGAG TGAGGATGATAATCGTGGACGACGTGGAAGATCATATGATTCGGGGTTCACTTTTTACATGAGTCCCGGTGACCTCTTTTG GTTCTGGGATCCATATTATTATCGGAGGCGGCGAGTGCAAACCGAGGATAACAAGCTGAAGTTCGTTGAATCT ATTTTCTCATTCGTATTTGGCGATGGTGATCCAAATCAAGGAATTGAAGAAGAGAGATGGAAGTTG ATCGGGCAATACATAACCGCTAATGGTGGTGTTGTTGCAGCTGAAGAGCTTGCTCCATATCTTGATTTAGAATCATCAGGGGGAACTATG AATGATGAAACATACATCTTACCTGTTCTTTTACGGTATGAGGGTCAGCCTGTGATAGATGAAGAG GGAAACATTCTCTACCAATTTCCCTCTCTACAGCGTACAGCATCTTCTCAAAGAAGTGGAAGGAAAGAATATGTGGGGAGAAGATGGACTGATTTTGTTGGTGGAGTTGATAAATATTTTACAGAGAAGAAATGGCAATTCAG TAACACTAGCATTTCTGAGAGAGCACTAGTCGCGGGACTTGGTGGACTTAATTTATTTGGGGTTATCATTCTTGGAGCCATCTTAAA GGATACTACAGTTGCACCAGTTGGTTTTATTAAGTTCATTACTAGCATATTTCCACTACTTCAG ATTTATGCTGGTTCCTTCTTTGCGATTCCTTTGTTCCGATGGTTCATTGTGAGCAAGACAAATGCTGAcatagaaaaaagaaatcaaGCAAGACTGAAATCTGCTCGAGCCCTTGAATCGCCAGATATCTCACTAAGACGAAAG CTGCTCAGTGCTCGAGACATGGCCCAAAAAACAGTCATAGGACAGGATAGAATTGTATATAGTACTGACAGGGATTTGGTTGAGCAAGACTATGAGGCCCAAGATTGGGATAGAAGATTTCGAGAGATAGAGAAGTCAGATTGA
- the LOC133722199 gene encoding F-box/FBD/LRR-repeat protein At1g13570-like isoform X2, whose protein sequence is MDQLDKLSNLPTGVTHQILSYLPIKQAVRTSILSSDWRYKWAQLPCLVFDDKSGYPIAKAVDHVLLLHSGRIDTFKLSTFNYPAHRDIDKWIAHLSRNNVKVFVLKVWKQSPYNVFSGFFSFKDLTHLELCNCLLKPPTTFKGFRMLKSLHLQEVKVSGNVLGKLIACCPQLERIILCDLKGITDVTIDAPSIRFLRVKGSFEDVQLANTLNLVDVSIDWKQVSTISSGKLLRYFFELPRIERLTLKDGFLEYAAGSLTKKLLPKPCLCLNFLSIRIRLNNLDEILTAIHLMRSAPALQELNILVRKGEETNDGEATYCLSDKQNWEFTQLQRVKVTGFSGVKAEVDFIEFLLLTSPGLQELEISFCQDVEEVDFSWLDDNQKTCAFTQLRVVKVTGFSGVKAEVDFIRFLLSSTSQMLEKIILQPASAKVNWEVFKLLPAFRRDSLHADLKLLDPSIHVQDSDDSSSDSDSDMDYW, encoded by the exons atggatcaGTTGGATAAATTAAGCAACTTACCAACTGGTGTTACACACCAGATTTTGTCATACTTACCTATAAAGCAGGCAGTGAGGACAAGTATATTATCGAGTGACTGGAGGTACAAATGGGCTCAGCTTCCGTGTCTTGTGTTTGATGATAAAAGTGGATATCCAATTGCAAAGGCTGTGGATCATGTGCTGTTACTTCATAGTGGCCGCATTGACACTTTCAAGCTTTCTACTTTTAACTATCCAGCCCATAGGGATATAGATAAATGGATTGCTCATCTATCAAGAAACAATGTCAAAGTGTTCGTACTGAAAGTATGGAAGCAGTCTCCCTACAATGTGTTTTCCggcttcttttcttttaaagattTGACTCATTTAGAGTTATGCAATTGTTTGCTTAAACCTCCAACGACATTCAAAGGCTTCAGGATGTTGAAGAGCCTTCATCTTCAAGAAGTTAAAGTGTCCGGAAATGTGTTGGGAAAACTAATTGCTTGCTGTCCTCAGCTTGAGAGAATAATTCTATGTGACTTAAAGGGAATCACTGATGTCACTATTGATGCACCAAGTATCCGGTTCCTTAGAGTTAAAGGCAGTTTTGAGGATGTTCAACTAGCAAATACCTTAAATCTTGTTGATGTTTCAATTGACTGGAAACAAGTTTCTACAATCAGTTCTGGCAAATTGCTCAGGTATTTTTTTGAACTGCCTCGTATTGAAAGGCTCACACTTAAGGATGGCTTTTTAGAG TATGCTGCTGGTTCCTTGACCAAGAAGCTGCTGCCTAAACCATGTCTATGTCTGAACTTTCTTTCTATAAGAATACGCTTGAATAATTTGGACGAGATTTTAACTGCTATCCACCTTATGAGAAGCGCACCTGCTCTACAAGAACTAAACATTTTG GTTCGAAAAGGAGAAGAGACTAATGATGGAGAAGCAACCTATTGTTTAAGTGACAAACAGAATTGGGAATTCACCCAACTGCAACGAGTGAAAGTAACCGGCTTCTCTGGTGTCAAAGCAGAAGTAGACTTCATTGAATTTCTGTTATTAACCTCACCTGGTCTTCAAGAACTAGAAATTTCA TTTTGTCAAGATGTGGAAGAAGTGGACTTTTCTTGGTTAGATGACAACCAGAAGACTTGTGCATTCACACAACTGCGAGTTGTGAAAGTAACTGGCTTCTCTGGTGTCAAAGCCGAAGTAGATTTCATTAGATTTCTGCTTTCAAGTACTTCACAAATGCTTGAGAAAATTATTCTTCAACCTGCTTCTGCCAAAGTTAATTGGGAAGTATTTAAATTATTGCCGGCGTTCAGACGCGACTCATTACATGCAGATTTAAAGCTCTTGGACCCATCAATTCATGTACAGGATTCTGATGACTCATCTTCTGACTCCGACTCTGATATGGATTACTGGTGA
- the LOC133722199 gene encoding F-box/FBD/LRR-repeat protein At1g13570-like isoform X1, translating into MSDPKKTIQSNSCLIEKKKMDQLDKLSNLPTGVTHQILSYLPIKQAVRTSILSSDWRYKWAQLPCLVFDDKSGYPIAKAVDHVLLLHSGRIDTFKLSTFNYPAHRDIDKWIAHLSRNNVKVFVLKVWKQSPYNVFSGFFSFKDLTHLELCNCLLKPPTTFKGFRMLKSLHLQEVKVSGNVLGKLIACCPQLERIILCDLKGITDVTIDAPSIRFLRVKGSFEDVQLANTLNLVDVSIDWKQVSTISSGKLLRYFFELPRIERLTLKDGFLEYAAGSLTKKLLPKPCLCLNFLSIRIRLNNLDEILTAIHLMRSAPALQELNILVRKGEETNDGEATYCLSDKQNWEFTQLQRVKVTGFSGVKAEVDFIEFLLLTSPGLQELEISFCQDVEEVDFSWLDDNQKTCAFTQLRVVKVTGFSGVKAEVDFIRFLLSSTSQMLEKIILQPASAKVNWEVFKLLPAFRRDSLHADLKLLDPSIHVQDSDDSSSDSDSDMDYW; encoded by the exons ATGTCAGATCCTAAGAAAACCATCCAATCAAATTCCTGTTtgatagagaagaagaagatggatcaGTTGGATAAATTAAGCAACTTACCAACTGGTGTTACACACCAGATTTTGTCATACTTACCTATAAAGCAGGCAGTGAGGACAAGTATATTATCGAGTGACTGGAGGTACAAATGGGCTCAGCTTCCGTGTCTTGTGTTTGATGATAAAAGTGGATATCCAATTGCAAAGGCTGTGGATCATGTGCTGTTACTTCATAGTGGCCGCATTGACACTTTCAAGCTTTCTACTTTTAACTATCCAGCCCATAGGGATATAGATAAATGGATTGCTCATCTATCAAGAAACAATGTCAAAGTGTTCGTACTGAAAGTATGGAAGCAGTCTCCCTACAATGTGTTTTCCggcttcttttcttttaaagattTGACTCATTTAGAGTTATGCAATTGTTTGCTTAAACCTCCAACGACATTCAAAGGCTTCAGGATGTTGAAGAGCCTTCATCTTCAAGAAGTTAAAGTGTCCGGAAATGTGTTGGGAAAACTAATTGCTTGCTGTCCTCAGCTTGAGAGAATAATTCTATGTGACTTAAAGGGAATCACTGATGTCACTATTGATGCACCAAGTATCCGGTTCCTTAGAGTTAAAGGCAGTTTTGAGGATGTTCAACTAGCAAATACCTTAAATCTTGTTGATGTTTCAATTGACTGGAAACAAGTTTCTACAATCAGTTCTGGCAAATTGCTCAGGTATTTTTTTGAACTGCCTCGTATTGAAAGGCTCACACTTAAGGATGGCTTTTTAGAG TATGCTGCTGGTTCCTTGACCAAGAAGCTGCTGCCTAAACCATGTCTATGTCTGAACTTTCTTTCTATAAGAATACGCTTGAATAATTTGGACGAGATTTTAACTGCTATCCACCTTATGAGAAGCGCACCTGCTCTACAAGAACTAAACATTTTG GTTCGAAAAGGAGAAGAGACTAATGATGGAGAAGCAACCTATTGTTTAAGTGACAAACAGAATTGGGAATTCACCCAACTGCAACGAGTGAAAGTAACCGGCTTCTCTGGTGTCAAAGCAGAAGTAGACTTCATTGAATTTCTGTTATTAACCTCACCTGGTCTTCAAGAACTAGAAATTTCA TTTTGTCAAGATGTGGAAGAAGTGGACTTTTCTTGGTTAGATGACAACCAGAAGACTTGTGCATTCACACAACTGCGAGTTGTGAAAGTAACTGGCTTCTCTGGTGTCAAAGCCGAAGTAGATTTCATTAGATTTCTGCTTTCAAGTACTTCACAAATGCTTGAGAAAATTATTCTTCAACCTGCTTCTGCCAAAGTTAATTGGGAAGTATTTAAATTATTGCCGGCGTTCAGACGCGACTCATTACATGCAGATTTAAAGCTCTTGGACCCATCAATTCATGTACAGGATTCTGATGACTCATCTTCTGACTCCGACTCTGATATGGATTACTGGTGA